In Panicum virgatum strain AP13 chromosome 4N, P.virgatum_v5, whole genome shotgun sequence, a single window of DNA contains:
- the LOC120671148 gene encoding uncharacterized protein LOC120671148, translating to MGGIELDLNLDPPSDDLDQNDLIDWDGIEEWDGPAHELDYNLVWHDGDEADGDADMEDAEGAGDGGVVPARSEGVRDGGVPARSEGARDGRAPARSGGSAASEGVRSAGQEGKAYAAFLVQ from the exons ATGGGAGGAATAGAACTCGACCTGAACCTTGATCCACCATCAGATGATTTAGACCAAAATGATCTCATCGATTGGGATGGCATTGAAGAATGGGATGGTCCTGCCCATGAGCTCGACTACAACCTTGTGTGGCATGATGGAGATGAAGCAG ATGGAGATGCTGATATGGAAGATGCAGAAGGAGCCGGAGATGGAGGGGTGGTACCTGCAAGATCAGAGGGTGTTAGAGATGGAGGGGTACCTGCAAGATCAGAGGGAGCCAGAGATGGAAGGGCGCCTGCAAGATCAGGAGGATCTGCTGCCTCAGAAGGAGTACGATCTGCTGGACAGGAGGGTAAGGCTTATGCTGCATTTTTGGTCCAATAG